A portion of the Gallus gallus isolate bGalGal1 chromosome 16, bGalGal1.mat.broiler.GRCg7b, whole genome shotgun sequence genome contains these proteins:
- the BG1 gene encoding uncharacterized protein LOC426940 isoform X2, with amino-acid sequence MHFLLGCNHPSFTLPWRTLLPYLVALHLLQPGSAQLRVVAPSLRVTANVGQDVVLRCQLSPCKDAWSSDIRWIQHRTSGFVHHYQNGEDLEQMEEYKGRTELLRDGLSDGNLDLRITAVSTSDSGSYSCAVQDGDGYADAVVDLEVSDPFSQITHPWKVALAVIVTILVGSFVITVFLYRKKGELSMEGMEHREVLSRDRDGRGGAELWSVELRPQSRWSLAAYQNKDLGVLAWEQPWDEKVFPLTMHFLCFYFAEGKDAELAELPAIVDEFPFPLFFFFNVLGAVQLVIHLIMHCFCFSFAERMDAKLGTLAAELERRDAKLETLVENLERRNAEFAEKLASELERRDAKLETLAESLERRNAEFAEKLASDLERRNAQLDKLASDLVQQTKAVEKLNSQWSKLQSLKLTKSDTIQNNCIGYEKSPQAVNYSPLSNPEKHHEAKRRWYIKSDYPQYPNQRGVGPAHVGTHGTPI; translated from the exons ATGCACTTTCTATTGGGCTGCAACCACCCCAGTTTCACCCTTCCCTGGAGGACCCTCCTGCCTTATCTCGTGGCTCTGCACCTCCTCCAGCCGGGATCAG cccagctcagggtGGTGGCACCGAGCCTCCGTGTCACTGCCAACGTGGGACAGGATGTTGTGCTGCGCTGCCAGTTGTCCCCTTGCAAGGATGCTTGGAGCTCAGACATCAGATGGATCCAGCACCGGACCTCTGGTTTTGTGCACCACTATCAAAATGGAGAGGACCTGGAGCAGATGGAGGAATATAAAGGGAGAACAGAACTGCTCAGGGATGGTCTCTCTGATGGAAACCTGGATTTGCGCATCACTGCTGTGAGCACCTCTGATAGTGGCTcatacagctgtgctgtgcaggatggTGATGGCTATGCAGACGCTGTGGTGGACCTGGAGGTGTCAG ACCCCTTTTCCCAGATCACCCATCCCTGGAAGGTGGCTCTGGCTGTGATCGTCACAATTCTGGTTGGGTCATTTGTCATCACTGTTTTTCTCTATAGGAAGAAAGGTGAGTTGAGCATGGAGGGGATGGAGCACAGGGAGGTGTTGAGCAGGGATAGGGATGGTCGgggtggtgctgagctctggtCCGTGGAG ctgAGACCACAAAGCAGA TGGTCATTGGCCGCTTACCAGAACAAAGATTTGGGGGTATTGGCATGGGAGCAACCATGGGATGAGAAGGTGTTCCCTCTGACCatgcatttcctttgcttctattttgcagagggaaaagatGCAGAGTTGG cagaacTACCTGCGATAGTGGATGAGTTTCCCTtcccactattttttttttttaatgttttgggaGCTGTGCAATTAGTCATTCATCTCATAATgcattgtttctgcttttcctttgcagagagAATGGATGCAAAGTTGG GGACACTAGCTGCAGAACTGG agagAAGGGATGCAAAGTTGG AGACACTAGTTGAAAATCTGG agagaagaaatgcagagtTCG CAGAGAAACTAGCTTCAGAACTGG agagAAGGGATGCAAAGTTGG AGACACTAGCTGAAAGTCTGG agagaagaaatgcagagtTCG CAGAGAAACTAGCTTCAGATCTGG AGAGAAGGAATGCACAGTTGG ATAAACTAGCTTCAGACCTGG TGCAACAAACCAAAGCAGTGG agaaATTGAATTCACAGTGGAGTAAGCTGCAGTCATTAAAACTGACCAAATCTGACACCATCCAAAATAACTGCATAGGCTATGAAAAATCCCCCCAGGCCGTGAACTACTCTCCTCTTTCTAACCCAGAGAAACACCACGAAGCAAAGA ggCGATGGTATATAAAGTCTGATTATCCTCAGTACCCAAACCAAAGAGGTGTGGGTCCTGCACATGTGGGCACACATGGGACTCCAATCTGA
- the BG1 gene encoding uncharacterized protein LOC426940 isoform X28 translates to MHFLLGCNHPSFTLPWRTLLPYLVALHLLQPGSAQLRVVAPSLRVTANVGQDVVLRCQLSPCKDAWSSDIRWIQHRTSGFVHHYQNGEDLEQMEEYKGRTELLRDGLSDGNLDLRITAVSTSDSGSYSCAVQDGDGYADAVVDLEVSDPFSQITHPWKVALAVIVTILVGSFVITVFLYRKKGELSMEGMEHREVLSRDRDGRGGAELWSVEQLRPQSRWSLAAYQNKDLGVLAWEQPWDEKVFPLTMHFLCFYFAEGKDAELERMDAKLGTLAAELERRDAKLETLVENLERRNAEFAEKLASELERRNAQLDKLASDLVQQTKAVEKLNSQWSKLQSLKLTKSDTIQNNCIGYEKSPQAVNYSPLSNPEKHHEAKRRWYIKSDYPQYPNQRGVGPAHVGTHGTPI, encoded by the exons ATGCACTTTCTATTGGGCTGCAACCACCCCAGTTTCACCCTTCCCTGGAGGACCCTCCTGCCTTATCTCGTGGCTCTGCACCTCCTCCAGCCGGGATCAG cccagctcagggtGGTGGCACCGAGCCTCCGTGTCACTGCCAACGTGGGACAGGATGTTGTGCTGCGCTGCCAGTTGTCCCCTTGCAAGGATGCTTGGAGCTCAGACATCAGATGGATCCAGCACCGGACCTCTGGTTTTGTGCACCACTATCAAAATGGAGAGGACCTGGAGCAGATGGAGGAATATAAAGGGAGAACAGAACTGCTCAGGGATGGTCTCTCTGATGGAAACCTGGATTTGCGCATCACTGCTGTGAGCACCTCTGATAGTGGCTcatacagctgtgctgtgcaggatggTGATGGCTATGCAGACGCTGTGGTGGACCTGGAGGTGTCAG ACCCCTTTTCCCAGATCACCCATCCCTGGAAGGTGGCTCTGGCTGTGATCGTCACAATTCTGGTTGGGTCATTTGTCATCACTGTTTTTCTCTATAGGAAGAAAGGTGAGTTGAGCATGGAGGGGATGGAGCACAGGGAGGTGTTGAGCAGGGATAGGGATGGTCGgggtggtgctgagctctggtCCGTGGAG cagctgAGACCACAAAGCAGA TGGTCATTGGCCGCTTACCAGAACAAAGATTTGGGGGTATTGGCATGGGAGCAACCATGGGATGAGAAGGTGTTCCCTCTGACCatgcatttcctttgcttctattttgcagagggaaaagatGCAGAGTTGG agagAATGGATGCAAAGTTGG GGACACTAGCTGCAGAACTGG agagAAGGGATGCAAAGTTGG AGACACTAGTTGAAAATCTGG agagaagaaatgcagagtTCG CAGAGAAACTAGCTTCAGAACTGG AGAGAAGGAATGCACAGTTGG ATAAACTAGCTTCAGACCTGG TGCAACAAACCAAAGCAGTGG agaaATTGAATTCACAGTGGAGTAAGCTGCAGTCATTAAAACTGACCAAATCTGACACCATCCAAAATAACTGCATAGGCTATGAAAAATCCCCCCAGGCCGTGAACTACTCTCCTCTTTCTAACCCAGAGAAACACCACGAAGCAAAGA ggCGATGGTATATAAAGTCTGATTATCCTCAGTACCCAAACCAAAGAGGTGTGGGTCCTGCACATGTGGGCACACATGGGACTCCAATCTGA
- the BG1 gene encoding uncharacterized protein LOC426940 isoform X42: protein MHFLLGCNHPSFTLPWRTLLPYLVALHLLQPGSAQLRVVAPSLRVTANVGQDVVLRCQLSPCKDAWSSDIRWIQHRTSGFVHHYQNGEDLEQMEEYKGRTELLRDGLSDGNLDLRITAVSTSDSGSYSCAVQDGDGYADAVVDLEVSDPFSQITHPWKVALAVIVTILVGSFVITVFLYRKKAETTKQKGKDAELERMDAKLGTLAAELERRDAKLETLVENLERRNAEFAEKLASELERRNAQLDKLASDLVQQTKAVEKLNSQWSKLQSLKLTKSDTIQNNCIGYEKSPQAVNYSPLSNPEKHHEAKRRWYIKSDYPQYPNQRGVGPAHVGTHGTPI, encoded by the exons ATGCACTTTCTATTGGGCTGCAACCACCCCAGTTTCACCCTTCCCTGGAGGACCCTCCTGCCTTATCTCGTGGCTCTGCACCTCCTCCAGCCGGGATCAG cccagctcagggtGGTGGCACCGAGCCTCCGTGTCACTGCCAACGTGGGACAGGATGTTGTGCTGCGCTGCCAGTTGTCCCCTTGCAAGGATGCTTGGAGCTCAGACATCAGATGGATCCAGCACCGGACCTCTGGTTTTGTGCACCACTATCAAAATGGAGAGGACCTGGAGCAGATGGAGGAATATAAAGGGAGAACAGAACTGCTCAGGGATGGTCTCTCTGATGGAAACCTGGATTTGCGCATCACTGCTGTGAGCACCTCTGATAGTGGCTcatacagctgtgctgtgcaggatggTGATGGCTATGCAGACGCTGTGGTGGACCTGGAGGTGTCAG ACCCCTTTTCCCAGATCACCCATCCCTGGAAGGTGGCTCTGGCTGTGATCGTCACAATTCTGGTTGGGTCATTTGTCATCACTGTTTTTCTCTATAGGAAGAAAG ctgAGACCACAAAGCAGA agggaaaagatGCAGAGTTGG agagAATGGATGCAAAGTTGG GGACACTAGCTGCAGAACTGG agagAAGGGATGCAAAGTTGG AGACACTAGTTGAAAATCTGG agagaagaaatgcagagtTCG CAGAGAAACTAGCTTCAGAACTGG AGAGAAGGAATGCACAGTTGG ATAAACTAGCTTCAGACCTGG TGCAACAAACCAAAGCAGTGG agaaATTGAATTCACAGTGGAGTAAGCTGCAGTCATTAAAACTGACCAAATCTGACACCATCCAAAATAACTGCATAGGCTATGAAAAATCCCCCCAGGCCGTGAACTACTCTCCTCTTTCTAACCCAGAGAAACACCACGAAGCAAAGA ggCGATGGTATATAAAGTCTGATTATCCTCAGTACCCAAACCAAAGAGGTGTGGGTCCTGCACATGTGGGCACACATGGGACTCCAATCTGA
- the BG1 gene encoding uncharacterized protein LOC426940 isoform 2 precursor (isoform 2 precursor is encoded by transcript variant 2), producing the protein MHFLLGCNHPSFTLPWRTLLPYLVALHLLQPGSAQLRVVAPSLRVTANVGQDVVLRCQLSPCKDAWSSDIRWIQHRTSGFVHHYQNGEDLEQMEEYKGRTELLRDGLSDGNLDLRITAVSTSDSGSYSCAVQDGDGYADAVVDLEVSDPFSQITHPWKVALAVIVTILVGSFVITVFLYRKKAAETTKQKGKDAELERMDAKLGTLAAELERRDAKLETLVENLERRNAEFAEKLASELERRDAKLDKLASDLVQQTKAVEKLNSQWSKLQSLKLTKSDTIQNNCIGYEKSPQAVNYSPLSNPEKHHEAKRRWYIKSDYPQYPNQRGVGPAHVGTHGTPI; encoded by the exons ATGCACTTTCTATTGGGCTGCAACCACCCCAGTTTCACCCTTCCCTGGAGGACCCTCCTGCCTTATCTCGTGGCTCTGCACCTCCTCCAGCCGGGATCAG cccagctcagggtGGTGGCACCGAGCCTCCGTGTCACTGCCAACGTGGGACAGGATGTTGTGCTGCGCTGCCAGTTGTCCCCTTGCAAGGATGCTTGGAGCTCAGACATCAGATGGATCCAGCACCGGACCTCTGGTTTTGTGCACCACTATCAAAATGGAGAGGACCTGGAGCAGATGGAGGAATATAAAGGGAGAACAGAACTGCTCAGGGATGGTCTCTCTGATGGAAACCTGGATTTGCGCATCACTGCTGTGAGCACCTCTGATAGTGGCTcatacagctgtgctgtgcaggatggTGATGGCTATGCAGACGCTGTGGTGGACCTGGAGGTGTCAG ACCCCTTTTCCCAGATCACCCATCCCTGGAAGGTGGCTCTGGCTGTGATCGTCACAATTCTGGTTGGGTCATTTGTCATCACTGTTTTTCTCTATAGGAAGAAAG cagctgAGACCACAAAGCAGA agggaaaagatGCAGAGTTGG agagAATGGATGCAAAGTTGG GGACACTAGCTGCAGAACTGG agagAAGGGATGCAAAGTTGG AGACACTAGTTGAAAATCTGG agagaagaaatgcagagtTCG CAGAGAAACTAGCTTCAGAACTGG agagAAGGGATGCAAAGTTGG ATAAACTAGCTTCAGACCTGG TGCAACAAACCAAAGCAGTGG agaaATTGAATTCACAGTGGAGTAAGCTGCAGTCATTAAAACTGACCAAATCTGACACCATCCAAAATAACTGCATAGGCTATGAAAAATCCCCCCAGGCCGTGAACTACTCTCCTCTTTCTAACCCAGAGAAACACCACGAAGCAAAGA ggCGATGGTATATAAAGTCTGATTATCCTCAGTACCCAAACCAAAGAGGTGTGGGTCCTGCACATGTGGGCACACATGGGACTCCAATCTGA
- the BG1 gene encoding uncharacterized protein LOC426940 isoform X10: protein MHFLLGCNHPSFTLPWRTLLPYLVALHLLQPGSAQLRVVAPSLRVTANVGQDVVLRCQLSPCKDAWSSDIRWIQHRTSGFVHHYQNGEDLEQMEEYKGRTELLRDGLSDGNLDLRITAVSTSDSGSYSCAVQDGDGYADAVVDLEVSDPFSQITHPWKVALAVIVTILVGSFVITVFLYRKKGELSMEGMEHREVLSRDRDGRGGAELWSVEQLRPQSRWSLAAYQNKDLGVLAWEQPWDEKVFPLTMHFLCFYFAEGKDAELAELPAIVDEFPFPLFFFFNVLGAVQLVIHLIMHCFCFSFAERMDAKLGTLAAELERRDAKLETLVENLERRNAEFAEKLASELERRNAQLDKLASDLVQQTKAVEKLNSQWSKLQSLKLTKSDTIQNNCIGYEKSPQAVNYSPLSNPEKHHEAKRRWYIKSDYPQYPNQRGVGPAHVGTHGTPI from the exons ATGCACTTTCTATTGGGCTGCAACCACCCCAGTTTCACCCTTCCCTGGAGGACCCTCCTGCCTTATCTCGTGGCTCTGCACCTCCTCCAGCCGGGATCAG cccagctcagggtGGTGGCACCGAGCCTCCGTGTCACTGCCAACGTGGGACAGGATGTTGTGCTGCGCTGCCAGTTGTCCCCTTGCAAGGATGCTTGGAGCTCAGACATCAGATGGATCCAGCACCGGACCTCTGGTTTTGTGCACCACTATCAAAATGGAGAGGACCTGGAGCAGATGGAGGAATATAAAGGGAGAACAGAACTGCTCAGGGATGGTCTCTCTGATGGAAACCTGGATTTGCGCATCACTGCTGTGAGCACCTCTGATAGTGGCTcatacagctgtgctgtgcaggatggTGATGGCTATGCAGACGCTGTGGTGGACCTGGAGGTGTCAG ACCCCTTTTCCCAGATCACCCATCCCTGGAAGGTGGCTCTGGCTGTGATCGTCACAATTCTGGTTGGGTCATTTGTCATCACTGTTTTTCTCTATAGGAAGAAAGGTGAGTTGAGCATGGAGGGGATGGAGCACAGGGAGGTGTTGAGCAGGGATAGGGATGGTCGgggtggtgctgagctctggtCCGTGGAG cagctgAGACCACAAAGCAGA TGGTCATTGGCCGCTTACCAGAACAAAGATTTGGGGGTATTGGCATGGGAGCAACCATGGGATGAGAAGGTGTTCCCTCTGACCatgcatttcctttgcttctattttgcagagggaaaagatGCAGAGTTGG cagaacTACCTGCGATAGTGGATGAGTTTCCCTtcccactattttttttttttaatgttttgggaGCTGTGCAATTAGTCATTCATCTCATAATgcattgtttctgcttttcctttgcagagagAATGGATGCAAAGTTGG GGACACTAGCTGCAGAACTGG agagAAGGGATGCAAAGTTGG AGACACTAGTTGAAAATCTGG agagaagaaatgcagagtTCG CAGAGAAACTAGCTTCAGAACTGG AGAGAAGGAATGCACAGTTGG ATAAACTAGCTTCAGACCTGG TGCAACAAACCAAAGCAGTGG agaaATTGAATTCACAGTGGAGTAAGCTGCAGTCATTAAAACTGACCAAATCTGACACCATCCAAAATAACTGCATAGGCTATGAAAAATCCCCCCAGGCCGTGAACTACTCTCCTCTTTCTAACCCAGAGAAACACCACGAAGCAAAGA ggCGATGGTATATAAAGTCTGATTATCCTCAGTACCCAAACCAAAGAGGTGTGGGTCCTGCACATGTGGGCACACATGGGACTCCAATCTGA
- the BG1 gene encoding uncharacterized protein LOC426940 isoform X32, with product MHFLLGCNHPSFTLPWRTLLPYLVALHLLQPGSAQLRVVAPSLRVTANVGQDVVLRCQLSPCKDAWSSDIRWIQHRTSGFVHHYQNGEDLEQMEEYKGRTELLRDGLSDGNLDLRITAVSTSDSGSYSCAVQDGDGYADAVVDLEVSAAETTKQKGKDAELAELPAIVDEFPFPLFFFFNVLGAVQLVIHLIMHCFCFSFAERMDAKLGTLAAELERRDAKLETLVENLERRNAEFAEKLASELERRDAKLETLAESLERRNAEFAEKLASDLERRNAQLDKLASDLVQQTKAVEKLNSQWSKLQSLKLTKSDTIQNNCIGYEKSPQAVNYSPLSNPEKHHEAKRRWYIKSDYPQYPNQRGVGPAHVGTHGTPI from the exons ATGCACTTTCTATTGGGCTGCAACCACCCCAGTTTCACCCTTCCCTGGAGGACCCTCCTGCCTTATCTCGTGGCTCTGCACCTCCTCCAGCCGGGATCAG cccagctcagggtGGTGGCACCGAGCCTCCGTGTCACTGCCAACGTGGGACAGGATGTTGTGCTGCGCTGCCAGTTGTCCCCTTGCAAGGATGCTTGGAGCTCAGACATCAGATGGATCCAGCACCGGACCTCTGGTTTTGTGCACCACTATCAAAATGGAGAGGACCTGGAGCAGATGGAGGAATATAAAGGGAGAACAGAACTGCTCAGGGATGGTCTCTCTGATGGAAACCTGGATTTGCGCATCACTGCTGTGAGCACCTCTGATAGTGGCTcatacagctgtgctgtgcaggatggTGATGGCTATGCAGACGCTGTGGTGGACCTGGAGGTGTCAG cagctgAGACCACAAAGCAGA agggaaaagatGCAGAGTTGG cagaacTACCTGCGATAGTGGATGAGTTTCCCTtcccactattttttttttttaatgttttgggaGCTGTGCAATTAGTCATTCATCTCATAATgcattgtttctgcttttcctttgcagagagAATGGATGCAAAGTTGG GGACACTAGCTGCAGAACTGG agagAAGGGATGCAAAGTTGG AGACACTAGTTGAAAATCTGG agagaagaaatgcagagtTCG CAGAGAAACTAGCTTCAGAACTGG agagAAGGGATGCAAAGTTGG AGACACTAGCTGAAAGTCTGG agagaagaaatgcagagtTCG CAGAGAAACTAGCTTCAGATCTGG AGAGAAGGAATGCACAGTTGG ATAAACTAGCTTCAGACCTGG TGCAACAAACCAAAGCAGTGG agaaATTGAATTCACAGTGGAGTAAGCTGCAGTCATTAAAACTGACCAAATCTGACACCATCCAAAATAACTGCATAGGCTATGAAAAATCCCCCCAGGCCGTGAACTACTCTCCTCTTTCTAACCCAGAGAAACACCACGAAGCAAAGA ggCGATGGTATATAAAGTCTGATTATCCTCAGTACCCAAACCAAAGAGGTGTGGGTCCTGCACATGTGGGCACACATGGGACTCCAATCTGA
- the BG1 gene encoding uncharacterized protein LOC426940 isoform X21, with amino-acid sequence MHFLLGCNHPSFTLPWRTLLPYLVALHLLQPGSAQLRVVAPSLRVTANVGQDVVLRCQLSPCKDAWSSDIRWIQHRTSGFVHHYQNGEDLEQMEEYKGRTELLRDGLSDGNLDLRITAVSTSDSGSYSCAVQDGDGYADAVVDLEVSDPFSQITHPWKVALAVIVTILVGSFVITVFLYRKKGELSMEGMEHREVLSRDRDGRGGAELWSVEQLRPQSRWSLAAYQNKDLGVLAWEQPWDEKVFPLTMHFLCFYFAEGKDAELAELPAIVDEFPFPLFFFFNVLGAVQLVIHLIMHCFCFSFAERMDAKLETLVENLERRNAEFAEKLASELERRNAQLDKLASDLVQQTKAVEKLNSQWSKLQSLKLTKSDTIQNNCIGYEKSPQAVNYSPLSNPEKHHEAKRRWYIKSDYPQYPNQRGVGPAHVGTHGTPI; translated from the exons ATGCACTTTCTATTGGGCTGCAACCACCCCAGTTTCACCCTTCCCTGGAGGACCCTCCTGCCTTATCTCGTGGCTCTGCACCTCCTCCAGCCGGGATCAG cccagctcagggtGGTGGCACCGAGCCTCCGTGTCACTGCCAACGTGGGACAGGATGTTGTGCTGCGCTGCCAGTTGTCCCCTTGCAAGGATGCTTGGAGCTCAGACATCAGATGGATCCAGCACCGGACCTCTGGTTTTGTGCACCACTATCAAAATGGAGAGGACCTGGAGCAGATGGAGGAATATAAAGGGAGAACAGAACTGCTCAGGGATGGTCTCTCTGATGGAAACCTGGATTTGCGCATCACTGCTGTGAGCACCTCTGATAGTGGCTcatacagctgtgctgtgcaggatggTGATGGCTATGCAGACGCTGTGGTGGACCTGGAGGTGTCAG ACCCCTTTTCCCAGATCACCCATCCCTGGAAGGTGGCTCTGGCTGTGATCGTCACAATTCTGGTTGGGTCATTTGTCATCACTGTTTTTCTCTATAGGAAGAAAGGTGAGTTGAGCATGGAGGGGATGGAGCACAGGGAGGTGTTGAGCAGGGATAGGGATGGTCGgggtggtgctgagctctggtCCGTGGAG cagctgAGACCACAAAGCAGA TGGTCATTGGCCGCTTACCAGAACAAAGATTTGGGGGTATTGGCATGGGAGCAACCATGGGATGAGAAGGTGTTCCCTCTGACCatgcatttcctttgcttctattttgcagagggaaaagatGCAGAGTTGG cagaacTACCTGCGATAGTGGATGAGTTTCCCTtcccactattttttttttttaatgttttgggaGCTGTGCAATTAGTCATTCATCTCATAATgcattgtttctgcttttcctttgcagagagAATGGATGCAAAGTTGG AGACACTAGTTGAAAATCTGG agagaagaaatgcagagtTCG CAGAGAAACTAGCTTCAGAACTGG AGAGAAGGAATGCACAGTTGG ATAAACTAGCTTCAGACCTGG TGCAACAAACCAAAGCAGTGG agaaATTGAATTCACAGTGGAGTAAGCTGCAGTCATTAAAACTGACCAAATCTGACACCATCCAAAATAACTGCATAGGCTATGAAAAATCCCCCCAGGCCGTGAACTACTCTCCTCTTTCTAACCCAGAGAAACACCACGAAGCAAAGA ggCGATGGTATATAAAGTCTGATTATCCTCAGTACCCAAACCAAAGAGGTGTGGGTCCTGCACATGTGGGCACACATGGGACTCCAATCTGA
- the BG1 gene encoding uncharacterized protein LOC426940 isoform X44, with the protein MHFLLGCNHPSFTLPWRTLLPYLVALHLLQPGSAQLRVVAPSLRVTANVGQDVVLRCQLSPCKDAWSSDIRWIQHRTSGFVHHYQNGEDLEQMEEYKGRTELLRDGLSDGNLDLRITAVSTSDSGSYSCAVQDGDGYADAVVDLEVSAAETTKQKGKDAELERMDAKLGTLAAELERRDAKLETLVENLERRNAEFAEKLASELERRDAKLETLAESLERRNAEFAEKLASDLERRNAQLDKLASDLVQQTKAVEKLNSQWSKLQSLKLTKSDTIQNNCIGYEKSPQAVNYSPLSNPEKHHEAKRRWYIKSDYPQYPNQRGVGPAHVGTHGTPI; encoded by the exons ATGCACTTTCTATTGGGCTGCAACCACCCCAGTTTCACCCTTCCCTGGAGGACCCTCCTGCCTTATCTCGTGGCTCTGCACCTCCTCCAGCCGGGATCAG cccagctcagggtGGTGGCACCGAGCCTCCGTGTCACTGCCAACGTGGGACAGGATGTTGTGCTGCGCTGCCAGTTGTCCCCTTGCAAGGATGCTTGGAGCTCAGACATCAGATGGATCCAGCACCGGACCTCTGGTTTTGTGCACCACTATCAAAATGGAGAGGACCTGGAGCAGATGGAGGAATATAAAGGGAGAACAGAACTGCTCAGGGATGGTCTCTCTGATGGAAACCTGGATTTGCGCATCACTGCTGTGAGCACCTCTGATAGTGGCTcatacagctgtgctgtgcaggatggTGATGGCTATGCAGACGCTGTGGTGGACCTGGAGGTGTCAG cagctgAGACCACAAAGCAGA agggaaaagatGCAGAGTTGG agagAATGGATGCAAAGTTGG GGACACTAGCTGCAGAACTGG agagAAGGGATGCAAAGTTGG AGACACTAGTTGAAAATCTGG agagaagaaatgcagagtTCG CAGAGAAACTAGCTTCAGAACTGG agagAAGGGATGCAAAGTTGG AGACACTAGCTGAAAGTCTGG agagaagaaatgcagagtTCG CAGAGAAACTAGCTTCAGATCTGG AGAGAAGGAATGCACAGTTGG ATAAACTAGCTTCAGACCTGG TGCAACAAACCAAAGCAGTGG agaaATTGAATTCACAGTGGAGTAAGCTGCAGTCATTAAAACTGACCAAATCTGACACCATCCAAAATAACTGCATAGGCTATGAAAAATCCCCCCAGGCCGTGAACTACTCTCCTCTTTCTAACCCAGAGAAACACCACGAAGCAAAGA ggCGATGGTATATAAAGTCTGATTATCCTCAGTACCCAAACCAAAGAGGTGTGGGTCCTGCACATGTGGGCACACATGGGACTCCAATCTGA